In Miscanthus floridulus cultivar M001 chromosome 8, ASM1932011v1, whole genome shotgun sequence, the sequence TGCAATGTAATTAACAAATGCGATGTTCTCTTTTCTACAAGAACCGTTTTTTCCCACTGGATTTTTGGATGGAGTTTTTAACGAGGCATATGCATATCGTGGTAATCGTCCAAGGAGGAGTGTTGTAAAACGTACGAACTCTATCCTAAAAGGAAAGGAGAAGGATGAATCCTAATTCTAATTCGTTTGTACGTGAGCTCTTACTAAACTCTTAGGCCTCGACAGGACTATATATACGTAGGAGCTATATGTTGTAATTACCAATATTCAGataaataaagaatagtctccctaTCTCTTGTATCTATGTGTTCTGTTTTCATCTATtatgttgatcatgagagacgaAGAGAGAAAGGTCCTGACCACTGGCGACGTATTTTATAACAGTTGCCTCTTTTGGGCATTTTGTCGAACGCATGTATTGCATAGGACATGACATGGGGCCAAAACTTGGGCGTCAGGAGTGTACTCATGGCCGAGATGgtccgaggaagaagacgagcgggtGCTGACCGTGGCTTCGGCGATAGCCCTGGGGCGTAGTGGGGGAGCACATAAGTGGGACGTGGTGTGGTTGCTCGACGATGGCAAGCCGTCAAGGGGCCAATGGAGTGTGAGCGTGGTCACTATATCTGGGCATCGGGtcggcccggcccggcacggcacggTCACGGGCCGGCACGACACGATGGCTATCGGGCCAAGGAGGCACGCCGTGCCCTGCGGGCCGTGCCTCATCGGCCTgcgggcctggccttcggcccaggcacTGGCCTATGGGCCATTTTTCGTGCCGTGCTGGCCCATGAGGCACGGCAAAAATAGCAGGCCGTGCCAGCCCATAGCCCATTAAATCTAAAACACCTCCAAATAAATATCTCAATCCATTTTTTTCAACCATGAACACATAAGTATGAATTTTGACCAACACAACTTTTTCACACTTAGCCATTTAGGACACTTAGGCAATAAACAGCAGCAACAGCAAGATGAAGACAACAGATTTAAATATCAAAAAGAGctgttttgtgcaatgctgccttaTTAAAaacctaggtaaaactcacctttgtgagaaaccctaggcaggaaaaaagagtgcagccagctcCAAATGTCTTAATCTTACATAGTTATTACAGACCATTGTTCAAATGTTCAAATGAAAACTAAGCAAGTGAGTGAGGGACACATCCACTCTCAACTCACACAAAAGTACTCCAACACTCCCAGCCAACCAATGCCACTCTCAGCCACCAGATGCATCATCTTCACCTTCTGGTTCATCCAGGAACAGATTCTCGAATGCATCTTCAATTTCCTTGGTATCAGCAACTTCATGTTGTTCCCTCTTCTCTCCTAGCTCCCAGTCCTTCAACAAGGTCAGCATCTCAACATGTTCTGGTTTCAAGCTTCGGCGCCGTTCTTCTAGGATCCTCCCTGCTAAGCTAAAACAAGACTCTGAAGAACAAGTGGAAACAGGAACTGACATGATATCTCTGGCCATAATAGCTAGGATGGGATATGTTAGTTTGTGGTCCTTCCACCACAGAAGAATGTTAAAACCATCCTCATAAGCAGTTATGCAGTCGCTGTCCAAATAGCTTGAAAGTTCAGAAGCAGTAGAGTGAGAAGAAGAACAGGCAGTGCCACTAGAAGGACCAGGCAGACCTGATCCTCCAAAAATTACCCCCCAAGCCTGTTTTCTCTTACCAGTGGGTGAGGTAGGACCAGCAaccctttgtgacctggttgcacCAAACGTTCTCAAATATTTCTCAAACATTTTATGCAACTCAGTTTTCAAATCAACATAGTAAGTAGTGTAATCAGTACCAGTATATTCAGTAAGTAAATGGAGGACCCTTTGCATACCTCTGAGCTTAGCTCTAgggtcaagaatgaatgcaaatgagtATAAGAGAGGAATGTCCTTCCAATACTTAAGAAATTTATGCTGCATAGGGTACACAAAGGGTCTAAGATTAACATCCctttcacatgcatgcaaatggGTTGCAATCTCCAGAACATGGTGCAGCACAAGAGGACTGGTAGGATAATAAACACTAGACAGTGTAACAGTAGAGTCATAAAATACTTCTAGGAACTCCAATATTTTCCCAGCCACATGCCAATGGGCTGGAGACAATAGTGCAGAAccataatttgaatttatgaacacaGAAATACTTCACTGTAAGGAACCAAGTGTTTTAGCATGAGAtaagtagcattccatctaacatccatgtctAAGCCAAATTTTCTAGGTCTCATACCTTTAGCTTCACAGTAGTTTCtaaacatagcaattctttgattagaggagttcaagaaattaattgcagttctaaaatcctCTATATAAGGTTTGATTCTTTTTAGTCTAGATTTGACTATCAGATTAATAATGTGACAAGCACAGCGTTGATTCACAAGACTATAACCAGGTGCAGGATCACAACTAGCAAACATGGGTGTCAAagtttccatagccttagcattagaagatgCATTATCTAAAGTGATAGAAAAGATTTTATCAACCAAGCCATACTCCTCAACAACAGATGCAATGGAAGCAGaaatgttttcaccagaatgcTTAACTTGAATCAACCTAAGACCAACAATCTTCTTTTGCAATTCCCAATCAGCATTtacatagtgagcaacaacagatatgtaatcctctttagcattaccagaccatatgtcagaagtcaaagcaacagatgCAGAAGCATGCACACAGTTCCTAATCATAGCACGACGTTCAGCAAATAACTTAtccagatctctagtggtggttcttctagatgatctaacaaatcttgggttatgagaatttttaatatattcctcaaatgcatcagtgtcaccaaaaccaagaggaagatcaagcctagcaatcaatctACATAGTTCAGTTCTAGCAACAGCAGGATCATAGTTCCAATTATGCAAAGACCCATCAGCATTAAAAGCTAGTCGAGACTGAACCCTAGAAGCATTATCAAGTTTCTGTTTGCAAGATTTTTGGTGCCTAAGAATGTGACCAGTACCAGCAGTAGATCTAGCACTCAACACAGTTCTACACATCTTACATATAGCTCTAACACGCACATCGACACCATTAATCTTCTCATAAACCTCCTCAAAGTCACCCCAGCACTTAGACTTGCGCTTACCAAGTCCAGAAACAGCACTAGAGGAAGGAGTACGAGTACCATTACCATCAGCATTACCATTAACACCAGTGCTGTTGGAGTGGGTGTTGGAGTCCACCGTCCCTGTCCCCGTTGCCCCTGCATCGACGTCGATCGCCGGCTGTGTCCCGCGGGTGGCGTCATCAAACACCGCAAAGGGGTCACGGCCGTCGTCGTCGTGCTCCGGGGACAGCCCAGCCGCGACCAAGTCATCGTCGCCAGTCACAGGGAACATGGCATCGTCGCCCTGTGGGTCACACGCCATGGGGCCCTTGGCCGCGGATGGCTGAactccagcaccgttcctcaacggtgcgcggCTACGGCTTGGCCGCGGTGCCATTGCCCGTCGTCTGTCTACGCCAAGGCTAGTTGACGACAAGGCATCGGCAGCAGACCTACAAAGAAAAAGAACACGAAAAGAAGAAAAGGATGAGAAAATGATCCAAAAAACAGAATCAAAACACTGAGAAACGTATAGATctaggggctagggttagggttacgaatggggatggacttgcctgcgcaaccggagcccggcgccggagaagacgagggccacacaAGGGCAAGACGGGATTAAGAAGGACGGCGAGCGACGGCGGAAGAGAGACGGGGAGGCGGACTCACATGTTCATCGACAAACAGAGGAGAAGGAGTAAAAAGGAAGACGGAGAGGGACTGAGGGAGCAGGGAACTCAGGGAGAGGTGATGGAGCGGCGGCGATATCACCGGATCCAAGAACGACGGTTGCACCGGCGGCGAAGATGGATCGACGAGAGGAGGCGAGTGGCGACGAGCGACCGAGCGGGTGTCGAGTGCGGCGGCGGTTGGGAGGggaatggggttagggttagggtgggGGTGGGGGCCGGGGGGGTCGCGGTTTATATATGGGGAGGAGGGGGGAGTTCTTGGGTAGGCGGCCGCCGGCTTGCTTGCCGTTGGGCCGCTACGGGCCTGCCGTTATTttgcgggccgtgccgtgccggcctgtgGGCCTAGGgtgcggcccaagcacggcctgcacccccgtgccgtgccagcctaGGCCCATTGACCTTCGGGTCGGGCCGGGCTAGGGCCGGGCCTAAATAGCGGGCTCCGTGCCGGGCTCACGGGCTCGGGCTTTGTGCCCAGATATAGTGGTCACGAATGTTCGGGAGAGTGCTATAGAGCTGGA encodes:
- the LOC136470465 gene encoding zinc finger BED domain-containing protein DAYSLEEPER-like — its product is MACDPQGDDAMFPVTGDDDLVAAGLSPEHDDDGRDPFAVFDDATRGTQPAIDVDAGATGTGTVDSNTHSNSTGVNGNADGNGTRTPSSSAVSGLGKRKSKCWGDFEEVYEKINGVDVRVRAICKMCRTVLSARSTAGTGHILRHQKSCKQKLDNASRVQSRLAFNADGSLHNWNYDPAVARTELCRLIARLDLPLGFGDTDAFEEYIKNSHNPRFVRSSRRTTTRDLDKLFAERRAMIRNCVHASASVALTSDIWSGNAKEDYISVVAHYVNADWELQKKIVGLRLIQVKHSGENISASIASVVEEYGLVDKIFSITLDNASSNAKAMETLTPMFASCDPAPAHWHVAGKILEFLEVFYDSTVTLSSVYYPTSPLVLHHVLEIATHLHACERDVNLRPFVYPMQHKFLKYWKDIPLLYSFAFILDPRAKLRGMQRVLHLLTEYTGTDYTTYYVDLKTELHKMFEKYLRTFGATRSQRVAGPTSPTGKRKQAWGVIFGGSGLPGPSSGTACSSSHSTASELSSYLDSDCITAYEDGFNILLWWKDHKLTYPILAIMARDIMSVPVSTCSSESCFSLAGRILEERRRSLKPEHVEMLTLLKDWELGEKREQHEVADTKEIEDAFENLFLDEPEGEDDASGG